Proteins encoded in a region of the Brevefilum fermentans genome:
- the recA gene encoding recombinase RecA, which translates to MDDAKKSVLDKALKDIVKRYGEGSIMKLGEAKHLAVDAIPTGSLSLDIALGVGGIPRARISEIFGPEASGKTTICQHIVAEAQKLGGTAAFIDMEHALDPVYAAKCGVNIDELLISQPDTGEQALEITEALVRSGAVDIVVVDSVAALVPRSEIEGDMGDPTMGTQARLMSQAMRKLSGAINQTRTSVVFTNQLRHKIGVMFGNPETTTGGNALKFYASVRLDVRRIQSIKSGAEIIGNRVRVRVVKNKVAAPFRTAEFDIMYNEGISKVGDILDLGTELDIVNKHGSWYSYGDIRLGQGRENSKEFLRQNEELTNEIEKAIREQGMSEGAVSSWSESDDDYSDDV; encoded by the coding sequence ATGGATGATGCAAAGAAATCAGTGCTGGATAAGGCGTTGAAGGATATTGTTAAACGTTACGGCGAAGGCTCGATCATGAAACTTGGGGAGGCGAAACACCTCGCCGTTGACGCCATCCCCACCGGTTCTCTGTCCCTGGATATTGCCCTGGGCGTGGGCGGCATTCCCCGGGCACGCATCAGCGAGATCTTCGGGCCGGAAGCTTCAGGCAAGACGACGATCTGCCAGCACATTGTCGCTGAAGCCCAGAAGTTGGGTGGGACCGCTGCCTTCATTGATATGGAACACGCGCTGGACCCGGTCTATGCTGCCAAATGTGGCGTCAATATTGACGAGCTCTTGATTTCACAACCGGACACAGGCGAACAAGCCCTCGAGATCACTGAAGCCCTGGTGCGTTCTGGCGCTGTGGATATCGTCGTGGTCGATTCCGTCGCCGCCCTGGTGCCCCGTTCTGAAATTGAAGGTGATATGGGCGATCCAACCATGGGCACCCAAGCCCGGCTGATGTCGCAAGCCATGCGCAAACTATCCGGCGCCATCAATCAGACACGCACGTCTGTGGTCTTCACCAATCAATTGCGACACAAAATCGGTGTGATGTTCGGCAACCCTGAAACCACCACCGGTGGTAACGCCCTGAAATTCTATGCTTCGGTCCGTTTGGATGTCCGCCGCATCCAATCAATCAAATCTGGCGCAGAGATCATCGGTAACCGGGTCAGAGTGCGCGTGGTAAAAAACAAGGTCGCGGCGCCCTTCCGGACGGCTGAATTTGACATTATGTACAACGAAGGCATCTCAAAAGTTGGCGATATTCTTGACCTGGGCACAGAATTGGATATCGTCAACAAGCACGGTTCCTGGTACTCCTATGGCGATATCCGCCTTGGTCAGGGACGCGAAAACTCCAAAGAGTTCCTGCGTCAAAATGAAGAGTTGACCAATGAAATCGAGAAAGCTATCCGAGAACAGGGCATGTCCGAGGGTGCGGTATCCTCCTGGTCTGAATCAGATGATGATTACAGCGATGATGTGTAA
- the ahcY gene encoding adenosylhomocysteinase, with protein MQNYDVVNLELAEGGRRRIEWAEREMPVLRSIIERFARERPFEGLRMAACLHVTTETANLMRALQAGGADVVLTASNPLSTQDDVAACLVSHFEIPVFAIKGEDNATYYKHINAALDHRPHLTMDDGADLVSTLHMERREQLSEIIGGTEETTTGVIRLRAMAKDNELKFPVLAVNDAMTKHFFDNRYGTGQSTIDGVIRATNILLAGKTFVVGGYGWCSRGLAMRARGMGANVIVTEVDHLKALEAVMDGFRVMPMIEASPIGDIFVTLTGDINVIDKHHFEVMKDGAIVANSGHFNVELNIPALEEMAVAKRLVRPFVEAYELPDGRTIHILGEGRLINLAAAEGHPASVMDMSFANQALGAEYIVKNAGKLENKVYAIPEDIDMEIARLKLESMGIEIDVLTEEQIAYLSSWQEGT; from the coding sequence ATGCAAAATTATGATGTTGTAAATTTAGAACTTGCCGAGGGGGGTCGTCGCAGGATCGAGTGGGCAGAGCGAGAAATGCCGGTATTACGCTCGATCATCGAACGGTTTGCGCGCGAAAGACCCTTTGAAGGCTTGCGCATGGCAGCCTGTTTGCATGTCACCACAGAGACTGCCAACCTGATGCGCGCTTTGCAAGCCGGTGGCGCAGATGTGGTGCTGACGGCTTCCAACCCGCTTTCGACACAGGACGATGTGGCTGCCTGCCTGGTCTCGCACTTTGAGATCCCGGTGTTTGCCATCAAAGGCGAAGATAACGCCACCTATTACAAGCATATCAATGCCGCCCTGGATCATCGGCCGCACCTGACGATGGATGATGGCGCTGACCTGGTCAGCACGCTGCACATGGAGCGCCGAGAACAGCTTTCAGAAATCATAGGTGGCACCGAAGAAACCACCACAGGCGTGATCCGTCTGCGCGCCATGGCCAAGGACAATGAATTGAAATTCCCTGTGCTTGCAGTCAACGACGCCATGACCAAGCATTTCTTTGATAATCGCTATGGCACCGGTCAATCCACGATTGACGGGGTGATTCGCGCCACGAATATCCTCCTGGCGGGCAAGACCTTTGTGGTCGGCGGCTATGGCTGGTGTTCTCGGGGTCTGGCTATGCGGGCACGCGGCATGGGCGCTAACGTGATTGTCACCGAAGTTGATCATTTGAAGGCTTTGGAAGCGGTCATGGATGGATTTCGGGTCATGCCGATGATTGAAGCCTCTCCCATCGGGGATATTTTTGTCACCCTTACCGGGGATATCAATGTCATTGACAAACACCATTTCGAGGTGATGAAAGACGGCGCAATTGTGGCTAACTCAGGACATTTCAATGTTGAATTGAACATCCCTGCTCTGGAAGAAATGGCTGTAGCAAAGCGGCTGGTCCGCCCCTTTGTTGAAGCCTACGAATTGCCGGACGGGCGGACGATCCACATTTTGGGTGAGGGTCGCCTGATCAACCTGGCTGCGGCTGAAGGGCATCCAGCCAGTGTGATGGATATGTCCTTTGCTAACCAGGCTTTAGGCGCGGAATATATAGTTAAAAATGCCGGTAAACTGGAAAACAAAGTTTACGCTATCCCCGAAGATATTGATATGGAGATTGCCCGGTTGAAGTTGGAATCAATGGGGATTGAGATTGATGTTCTGACTGAGGAACAGATTGCGTACTTATCCTCCTGGCAGGAAGGCACATAA
- a CDS encoding carbohydrate kinase family protein, with the protein MSIYLTGSIAFDYLMSFPGYFKDHILPEHLESISLSFLVDDMVRRPGGVAANIAYTLGLLCEHPKLVATAGVDFTEYRQSLESAGVDTSGVRIIEDKFTASFFVNTDRSNAQIASFYAGAMADAAIISMHDLGLTAEDIVVISPNAPDAMVKYAQECQDLNVPYIFDPSQQIIRLDEKDLVQGISGAHALFVNDYEFELLQKHSKLSAEEILNQLSFVVITMGEQGSRVFKDGKFLSNVPAFPPKQILDPTGIGDAFRAGFLKGYVHGLNLVLCAQMGALAATYSLEEMGPQTQCYLVDEFVNRFRTYFDDQGALDVFQ; encoded by the coding sequence ATGAGCATTTACCTGACTGGCTCAATCGCCTTTGATTATTTGATGTCTTTTCCAGGATATTTTAAAGACCATATCCTCCCGGAGCACCTGGAATCGATCAGCCTGTCATTTTTGGTCGATGATATGGTACGGCGTCCTGGAGGCGTGGCTGCCAATATCGCGTACACCCTCGGGTTGCTGTGCGAACACCCCAAACTTGTGGCGACAGCAGGGGTGGATTTTACGGAATACAGGCAATCGCTGGAAAGCGCCGGTGTGGATACCTCAGGGGTCAGGATCATTGAAGACAAATTCACAGCGTCGTTCTTTGTGAACACCGATCGATCAAACGCACAGATTGCCAGTTTTTACGCCGGAGCAATGGCAGACGCGGCGATTATTTCAATGCATGACCTGGGCTTGACGGCTGAGGATATCGTGGTCATCTCGCCCAATGCACCGGACGCAATGGTTAAATATGCGCAGGAATGCCAGGATTTGAACGTGCCCTATATATTTGACCCCAGCCAGCAAATCATACGCTTGGATGAAAAAGATTTGGTGCAGGGAATCTCCGGTGCGCATGCATTGTTTGTGAACGATTATGAGTTCGAACTCCTGCAAAAGCACTCCAAATTGAGTGCTGAGGAGATATTAAACCAGTTATCCTTTGTTGTGATTACCATGGGTGAACAGGGTTCGCGCGTGTTCAAGGACGGAAAATTCCTGAGTAATGTGCCAGCTTTTCCGCCAAAGCAGATTCTCGATCCGACGGGTATAGGGGATGCTTTCAGGGCTGGTTTTTTGAAAGGGTATGTACACGGGCTAAATCTGGTGCTGTGTGCCCAGATGGGGGCGCTGGCAGCAACTTATTCTTTGGAAGAAATGGGACCTCAAACCCAATGCTACCTGGTGGACGAGTTTGTTAACCGCTTCCGGACATACTTTGATGACCAGGGCGCGTTGGATGTGTTTCAATAA
- the mtnA gene encoding S-methyl-5-thioribose-1-phosphate isomerase has protein sequence MRTIVWNDDQNTVEMIDQRILPREFKTLVYADYCDVADAIRTMVIRGAPAIGAAAAFGVALAAHQSSAKSIERLLTDLDSAGEVLNQSRPTAVNLSWAVRRMLDAARDFKGSPDELRAILLKLAKEIADEDVEINKRMAAYGAELIEDGDHIIHHCNTGALATVDWGTALGVIRMAHEQGKRIHVFVDETRPRLQGARLTAWELEQYGIPYDIITDSSSGYLMRRGLVQKVFFGADRVAANGDVANKIGTYMLALAAYDNGIPAYSVFPVSTVDLNLARGDLIPIEERDQAEVLELTLMGEPVAPEGATARNFAFDVTPNRLISGWVTEYGVIYPPFQTNFQSEINE, from the coding sequence ATGCGAACAATTGTCTGGAATGATGATCAAAATACAGTTGAAATGATTGACCAGCGAATCCTCCCCCGGGAGTTTAAAACCCTTGTTTATGCGGATTATTGTGATGTGGCTGATGCGATTCGAACCATGGTCATTCGAGGCGCTCCGGCGATCGGTGCAGCGGCAGCATTTGGGGTGGCTCTGGCAGCCCATCAATCGAGCGCTAAATCAATCGAAAGATTGCTGACAGACTTAGATTCCGCCGGAGAGGTTCTCAACCAATCTCGACCAACTGCGGTGAACCTGTCCTGGGCTGTCCGACGCATGTTGGATGCAGCCCGGGATTTTAAGGGCAGTCCCGACGAATTGCGAGCGATTTTATTGAAGTTAGCCAAAGAAATCGCCGACGAAGATGTTGAAATCAACAAACGCATGGCAGCTTATGGGGCAGAGTTGATTGAGGACGGTGATCACATCATCCATCACTGCAATACCGGGGCATTGGCAACGGTCGATTGGGGCACTGCCCTCGGCGTGATTCGAATGGCGCACGAACAGGGAAAGCGCATTCATGTGTTTGTCGATGAGACCCGCCCACGTTTGCAGGGTGCACGCTTGACAGCCTGGGAATTAGAGCAATATGGTATCCCTTATGACATTATTACCGATAGTTCGTCCGGGTACCTGATGCGCAGGGGATTGGTACAAAAGGTTTTCTTTGGCGCCGATCGTGTTGCAGCGAATGGCGATGTAGCGAATAAAATCGGCACATATATGTTGGCTCTGGCTGCGTACGATAATGGAATTCCTGCATATAGCGTTTTCCCTGTTTCAACCGTGGATCTCAACCTGGCGCGCGGCGATCTGATACCGATTGAAGAACGTGACCAGGCAGAAGTGTTGGAATTAACCCTGATGGGTGAACCCGTTGCGCCTGAAGGGGCAACAGCGCGCAATTTTGCTTTTGATGTGACTCCCAACCGCTTGATTTCAGGTTGGGTGACAGAATATGGCGTGATTTACCCGCCATTTCAGACAAACTTTCAATCTGAGATAAATGAATAA
- the rpiB gene encoding ribose 5-phosphate isomerase B — protein sequence MSAKLEDKEIQEIVRRTVHQTLGLSAESNVSTIDSLKPVVPQINSQKLTVAIGTDHGGVDLKEILKQHMINLGYEVIDCGTHTKDAVDYPDIARAVAEQVASGKAWRGVIIDGAGIGSCIAANKVPGIRAALCYDHATAVNSREHNNANVLTLGAGLTGANLAQQILKTWLETDFGGGRHAKRVDKITAIEKACLESGK from the coding sequence ATGAGCGCCAAGCTCGAAGATAAAGAGATTCAGGAAATCGTACGAAGGACCGTACATCAAACCCTGGGGCTATCTGCCGAGTCGAATGTTTCAACCATTGATTCTCTCAAACCCGTTGTGCCACAAATTAATTCTCAGAAACTCACGGTGGCTATTGGGACGGATCATGGCGGCGTTGATCTGAAAGAAATCCTCAAACAACACATGATCAATCTCGGGTACGAGGTGATCGATTGTGGAACGCACACCAAAGACGCTGTCGATTACCCGGATATCGCCCGGGCAGTTGCCGAACAGGTCGCCTCTGGCAAAGCCTGGCGCGGTGTCATCATCGACGGCGCCGGCATTGGATCTTGCATTGCTGCCAACAAAGTCCCGGGGATACGAGCTGCCCTGTGCTATGACCATGCGACAGCCGTCAACAGTCGTGAGCATAACAATGCCAACGTGCTCACCCTGGGTGCGGGTCTCACCGGCGCGAACCTCGCCCAACAGATCCTCAAAACCTGGCTTGAAACAGATTTTGGGGGTGGCAGACATGCCAAACGCGTTGATAAAATTACAGCCATTGAAAAAGCTTGCTTAGAAAGCGGAAAGTAA
- the deoC gene encoding deoxyribose-phosphate aldolase, with protein MIDHTLLKPDATADMIAQLCYEARKHHFASVCVNPTHVKLCAELLQGTDVKVCTVIGFPLGATSTEVKVFETKNALENGATEIDMVINIGALKAGDNELVAHDIREVVATAHAAGALVKVIIETALLTDEEKVIASLLSKEAGADFVKTSTGFSSGGATVHDVALMRRVVGPDLGVKAAGGIRTHEDAEQLIAAGATRLGASAGVKIIQASKSATPLDNVQASADKSY; from the coding sequence ATGATTGACCACACCTTGCTCAAACCCGATGCCACTGCAGATATGATCGCACAGCTCTGTTATGAAGCCCGCAAGCATCATTTCGCTTCGGTGTGTGTCAACCCCACGCATGTAAAATTGTGTGCTGAACTCCTGCAGGGCACCGACGTCAAAGTTTGTACGGTGATCGGCTTCCCTTTAGGCGCCACCTCTACGGAAGTTAAAGTGTTCGAGACAAAAAATGCCCTGGAAAATGGAGCCACTGAAATCGATATGGTTATCAACATCGGCGCTTTGAAGGCAGGGGATAATGAACTGGTCGCTCACGACATTCGCGAGGTGGTGGCAACCGCACATGCTGCGGGTGCCCTGGTTAAAGTCATTATTGAAACCGCCTTGCTCACCGATGAAGAAAAGGTCATCGCCAGTTTGCTCTCAAAAGAAGCTGGCGCTGATTTCGTTAAAACGTCTACCGGGTTTTCCAGCGGAGGCGCCACTGTGCATGATGTAGCCCTGATGCGCAGGGTTGTTGGTCCTGACCTGGGTGTCAAAGCTGCCGGCGGTATCCGCACCCATGAAGATGCAGAGCAGCTAATCGCTGCAGGCGCCACTCGCCTGGGTGCCAGTGCCGGGGTGAAAATCATCCAGGCATCTAAATCTGCGACACCGCTTGATAATGTTCAAGCATCCGCCGATAAATCCTATTAA
- a CDS encoding EutN/CcmL family microcompartment protein, with protein MLIAKVIGTTVSTIKDEQLTGQKLLILQQTDETGAAIGKPYVAVDTVNAGVGDLVLTAHGSSARQTAITKDRPVDAVIMAMIDSLEVDGKITFQKT; from the coding sequence ATGTTAATTGCTAAGGTAATTGGAACAACCGTATCCACTATCAAGGATGAACAACTCACCGGGCAAAAATTACTCATCCTCCAGCAAACAGATGAGACTGGCGCAGCAATTGGAAAACCCTACGTCGCCGTTGACACCGTCAACGCTGGCGTGGGAGATTTGGTGCTAACCGCCCACGGTTCCAGCGCCAGGCAAACCGCCATCACCAAGGACCGACCGGTAGACGCGGTCATCATGGCGATGATTGATTCACTCGAAGTCGACGGAAAAATAACCTTCCAGAAAACATAA
- a CDS encoding aldehyde dehydrogenase family protein: MSEFDHDLQSIQEARDLASRAFSAWKQWSTASQEQVDRVCAAMAAAAQAASERLGAEAHQETGFGVAEHKHLKNIFASKNVWESIQNLKTVGIIGHDPEKKIYDIAWPVGVIAALTPSTNPTSTVMFKVLVAVKARDAIIIAPHPSAARCSYETTRIMAQAAEENGAPPGLISCMQHISLQGTQALMQHKYVALILATGGTPMVRAAHSTGKPAYGVGPGNVPVYVDRSADLEKAARYIVASKAFDCSTICATEQAVVADRPIADQLAALMEQEGAYFANREETDRLRKLLFHPDGSMNVATVGKSAQYLAGMTGLSIPSSARIIVTRLEKTGKDEPLSREKLTTVLGWYEEEGWEAGCERCIELIQFGGRGHSLIIHATDQDVIMAFGLEKPVFRIAVNTMGTLGAIGLTTGVMPSMTLGAGGVGGSITGDNITASHLFNVKRLAFELSAPPAAAMIPGKTATGPSAQEIERAVREALNEILKIGT, from the coding sequence ATGTCTGAATTCGACCACGACCTGCAATCCATCCAGGAAGCTCGCGACCTTGCCAGCCGAGCATTTTCGGCCTGGAAGCAATGGTCGACTGCATCCCAGGAGCAAGTTGACCGAGTCTGCGCGGCTATGGCTGCTGCAGCCCAGGCGGCGTCGGAGCGCCTGGGTGCTGAAGCCCATCAAGAAACCGGTTTTGGCGTTGCGGAACACAAACACCTTAAAAATATTTTTGCGTCAAAAAACGTTTGGGAAAGTATCCAGAACCTCAAAACCGTTGGAATCATCGGGCACGACCCTGAAAAAAAGATTTATGACATCGCCTGGCCGGTGGGTGTCATCGCTGCGTTAACGCCCAGCACCAACCCAACCTCAACTGTCATGTTCAAAGTTTTGGTCGCGGTCAAAGCCCGCGATGCGATCATCATCGCACCGCATCCCTCTGCTGCAAGGTGTTCCTATGAGACCACTCGCATCATGGCACAAGCAGCAGAAGAAAATGGTGCCCCGCCCGGTCTGATATCCTGCATGCAGCACATCAGTCTGCAAGGAACCCAGGCGCTTATGCAGCATAAATACGTGGCATTGATCCTGGCTACAGGTGGAACCCCCATGGTCAGAGCCGCTCACTCCACCGGTAAACCCGCTTACGGCGTCGGTCCTGGAAACGTTCCCGTTTACGTAGATCGCTCAGCAGACCTGGAAAAAGCTGCCCGTTACATCGTCGCCAGCAAGGCTTTTGACTGCTCAACCATTTGCGCCACAGAACAGGCGGTGGTAGCCGATCGACCAATTGCTGACCAGCTTGCTGCATTGATGGAACAGGAAGGCGCATATTTCGCCAACCGCGAGGAAACCGATCGGCTCCGCAAGCTCCTCTTTCATCCGGATGGTAGCATGAACGTGGCTACCGTTGGTAAATCTGCACAATACCTGGCTGGCATGACGGGTTTATCCATCCCCAGCAGCGCGCGCATCATCGTCACTCGCCTGGAAAAAACCGGCAAGGATGAACCCCTTTCGCGGGAGAAGCTGACCACGGTTCTGGGCTGGTACGAAGAAGAAGGTTGGGAAGCAGGCTGCGAACGCTGTATTGAACTGATCCAATTCGGCGGGCGCGGACACAGTCTGATCATCCATGCCACAGACCAGGATGTGATCATGGCTTTCGGACTTGAAAAGCCCGTTTTCCGTATCGCGGTCAACACCATGGGCACATTGGGCGCCATCGGATTGACCACCGGCGTGATGCCCTCGATGACACTGGGAGCAGGCGGAGTCGGCGGCTCAATCACCGGCGACAATATCACTGCATCTCATTTGTTCAATGTCAAACGTCTCGCGTTTGAATTATCAGCTCCCCCGGCTGCTGCCATGATCCCTGGGAAAACTGCAACAGGTCCAAGCGCGCAGGAGATTGAAAGAGCAGTACGGGAAGCTTTGAATGAAATATTGAAAATCGGTACATAA
- the eutM gene encoding ethanolamine utilization microcompartment protein EutM: MALDTALIALGMVETKGLVGAIEAADAMVKSANVVLIGSEYVGGGFVTVMVRGDVGAVKAATDAGAAAAKRVGELVSVHVIPRPHSDVEMILPQNTKGSFGGRSTEAKK; encoded by the coding sequence ATGGCATTAGATACAGCATTAATTGCACTAGGAATGGTCGAAACCAAGGGCTTGGTCGGCGCAATCGAGGCAGCAGACGCGATGGTCAAATCAGCCAACGTGGTCCTGATTGGCTCTGAATACGTTGGCGGCGGGTTCGTCACCGTGATGGTGCGCGGCGATGTCGGCGCGGTCAAAGCAGCCACAGACGCAGGCGCAGCAGCTGCCAAGCGTGTTGGAGAACTGGTGTCTGTGCATGTCATCCCTCGACCCCATTCAGATGTTGAAATGATCCTGCCGCAAAACACAAAGGGCAGCTTCGGTGGTCGCAGTACAGAAGCCAAAAAATAA
- the eutJ gene encoding ethanolamine utilization protein EutJ — protein MKNPFLNATGFDPEDLLSRAHQVILPSPNGHQPPPIPEIDGELRVGVDLGTSYTVLVVLDAHNTPIAGEYRFTQIVRDGLVVDYIGAVSILREMKHNLESRLGRTLTHSASGYPPGVPQAEVQSTANVVEAAGMICSSLVDEASAANNVLGLKDGVIVDIGGGTTGIAVLQAGQVVHTADEATGGTHMSLVIAGGADISFKAAEVQKTDRTQQSRLFPIVRPVMEKMATIINQHIRGFSADSIVLVGGTSLFPGIDRVIEAITGLPTRVTPHPLFVTPIGIAMHNQAN, from the coding sequence GTGAAGAACCCCTTCCTGAACGCCACGGGATTTGACCCGGAGGATCTGCTTTCACGTGCCCATCAAGTGATTTTGCCCAGTCCCAACGGTCATCAGCCGCCGCCAATACCAGAGATTGACGGTGAATTGCGCGTGGGCGTTGACCTCGGCACCTCGTACACCGTCTTGGTCGTCCTCGATGCTCACAACACCCCCATTGCCGGGGAATACCGTTTCACACAGATTGTGCGCGACGGGCTGGTCGTGGACTATATTGGCGCTGTGAGCATCCTGCGAGAAATGAAACACAACCTCGAATCTCGCCTGGGACGAACATTAACCCATTCAGCCAGCGGTTACCCCCCCGGTGTGCCGCAAGCCGAGGTGCAATCCACAGCCAATGTGGTTGAGGCAGCCGGGATGATCTGCTCGAGCCTGGTTGACGAAGCTTCCGCTGCCAACAACGTGCTTGGGCTCAAAGATGGCGTCATCGTCGATATTGGCGGCGGAACCACCGGAATCGCGGTGCTTCAAGCGGGTCAGGTGGTCCACACAGCAGATGAAGCCACTGGCGGTACCCATATGTCTCTGGTGATCGCCGGCGGCGCAGATATCAGCTTTAAGGCCGCAGAGGTCCAGAAAACAGACCGGACTCAACAATCCCGCCTGTTCCCAATCGTCCGCCCGGTGATGGAGAAGATGGCGACGATTATTAATCAGCACATCCGTGGCTTTAGTGCGGATTCCATCGTTCTGGTGGGCGGTACCAGCCTTTTCCCCGGTATTGACCGGGTCATTGAAGCGATCACCGGTCTTCCCACCCGAGTTACACCACATCCGCTGTTCGTTACACCGATTGGGATTGCGATGCACAACCAGGCTAATTAA
- a CDS encoding EutN/CcmL family microcompartment protein, translating to MLFGRVHGTAVCTLKYPGLEGIKLLVVQPLNKNLEPVGALQVAADVVQAGMGDLCVMVRAREAALAMPDIKFVPIDLALVGIVDELILRPDGEFDYVLKPGKTRYT from the coding sequence ATGCTTTTCGGTCGCGTCCACGGCACAGCCGTTTGTACCCTTAAATATCCCGGGCTCGAAGGGATTAAACTGCTGGTTGTTCAACCGCTTAATAAGAACCTCGAGCCCGTAGGCGCCCTGCAGGTGGCAGCCGATGTGGTTCAGGCTGGCATGGGCGATCTGTGTGTTATGGTGCGAGCCCGGGAAGCAGCCCTGGCAATGCCCGATATTAAATTCGTACCGATCGATCTTGCGCTGGTGGGGATCGTGGATGAATTGATTCTTCGCCCCGATGGCGAGTTTGATTACGTGCTTAAACCCGGTAAAACGCGTTACACCTGA
- a CDS encoding EutN/CcmL family microcompartment protein: protein MILAKVIGTVVTTISHPHYDCQRLLVVQPLVSEGDRADDDFIAVDHTHAGIGDTVLINREGNGARQVLNLLDGCIISVIVGIVDEVRIG from the coding sequence ATGATTCTTGCAAAAGTTATCGGCACAGTTGTGACCACGATCAGCCATCCGCATTATGATTGTCAGCGTTTGCTCGTCGTTCAACCCCTGGTATCTGAAGGTGACCGGGCTGATGATGATTTCATTGCAGTCGATCATACTCACGCAGGGATCGGTGATACCGTTCTGATTAATCGGGAAGGCAATGGCGCCCGCCAGGTCTTAAATTTACTGGATGGCTGTATTATTTCAGTCATTGTCGGGATTGTGGACGAGGTCAGAATTGGCTGA